From Acidovorax sp. 1608163:
GTCTTCGATGCGCTTGACGGCGCGGGCCGAGGGGCTGCCCGCCAGGTCCATGCTGAACTCCTGGTCACGGAATACGGTGAGGCCTTCCTTCAGGCTCAGCTGGAACCAGTCGCGGCAGGTCACGCGGTTGCCCGTCCAGTTGTGGAAGTACTCGTGGCCCACAACGCTTTCGATGTTGGCGAAGTCGGTGTCGGTGGCGGTGGCCTCGCTGGCCAGAACGTACTTCGTGTTGAAGATGTTCAGGCCCTTGTTCTCCATGGCGCCCATGTTGAAGTCGCTGGTGGCGACGATCATGAAGCGCTCCAGGTCCAGCGGCAGGCCAAAGCGGGCTTCGTCCCAGGCGATGCTGGCCATCAGCGAATTCATGGCGTGCTCAGTCTTGCCCAGGTCGCCCGGGCGCACATACACCTGCAGCAGGTGGTCCGTGCCCGCGCGGGTGCGGATTTTTTGCTCGCGTGCCACCAGCTTGCCAGCCACCAGGGCGAACAGGTAGCAGGGCTTCTTGTGCGGGTCCACCCACTTGGCAAAGTGGCGGCCGTCTTCCAGGTCACCGCTGTCCACCAGGTTGCCGTTGGAGAGCAGCACGGGGTATTGCGTCTTGTCGGCGCGCAGCGTCACGGTGTAGCTGGCCATCACATCCGGGCGGTCCAGGAAGTAGGTGATGCGGCGGAAGCCCTCGGCCTCGCACTGCGTGAAGAACGACTCGTTGCTCACATACAGGCCCATGAGCTTGGTGTTCTTGGCGGGCGCGCAGGTGGTGAAGATCTCGATGGCGCAGGGCTCGCTGCCTTCGGGCAGGTTCTCCAGCACCAGCTGGCCACCGTCCATCTTGAACGAGGTGCCCTGGCCGTTGACGAGCACGCGCGCCAGGTTCAGGTCTTCGCCGTGCAGGCGCAGAGGTTGCGCGGCCACGTCGGGGTTGCGGCGCAGCACCATGCGGTTGAGCACGCGGGTCTTGGCAGGGTCCAGGTCGAACGTGAGCTCGACGCTGTCGATCCAGTAGGCGGGGGCGGTGTAGTTCTCGCGGTGGATGGCTACAGGCACGGCCTGTCCGTCTTCTTTAGACAGTTGCAACATGGATGCTCTCCAAAAAGTCGGTGTTCATGAGTTCGGTGTAATCGCGCACGGCGGCCAGCACATGGGGCCCCGCCAGTTGCGCGGGGCTGTGCGTGCTGCACACCGCCACGGCGCGCATGCCAGCGCGGCGGGCGGCTTCAATGCCAAAAGGGGCGTCTTCAAAAACGATGCAGTGCTCTGGCGCCACGGCCAGCCTGCGGGCGGCTTCCAGAAAAATCGAGGGCTCCGGCTTGCCAGGCAGGCCTTCATCGCCCCGCACCACCGCCAGGGGCTGCGGCTGCATCTGCAGGCGCGACATGGCGAACTCCACGTTGTGGATGTCGCCTGCCGTGCCCACGGCCACTTTCAGGCCGCGGCCCGCCACCTGCTGGGCAAATTGGCGAAAGCCCGCCACCTCGGCAAATTGCGGGCCAAAAAGGGCGCGGTAGATGTCTTCTTTTTCGCGGGTCAGCGCGTCGGCCTCGTCCTGAGACACCTCGCGGCCCAGCAGCTCGCGGATGCATTCGGTGCCGTTGCGCCCGGTGGTGCGCGCCATGAGGTCGGGCACATCCAGGGCCATGTCGCGGCGGCGGGCAAACTCCACCCAGGCCTTGGCGTGCCAGGGCATGGAGTCGATCATGGTGCCGTCCATGTCGAAGATGATGGCTTGGGTGGGTGTCATGCCGCCTTTCGGGTGCGGGTTGGGTGCAAGGTGTGGGGTTCAGTGGCAGGTCAGCGGCCAGAGGGCGCGGCGCCCACCGCACGCAGGCGGTGGGCAGGGGTGGCGCCGTGCGCTGCGCCCATCACACCCCTTGCTTGAGCGAGGCTTCGATGAACGCGTCCAGGTCGCCGTCCAGCACCTTTTGCGTGGCCGAGATTTCGACGTTGGTGCGCAGGTCCTTGATGCGGCTGTTGTCCAGCACATAGCTGCGAATCTGGTGTCCCCAGCCCACGTCGGTCTTGGTGTCTTCCAGCTTCTGCTGCTCTTCCATGCGCTTGCGCATTTCAAAGTCATACAGGCGGCTGCGCAGGCGCTGCCAGGCCACATCACGGTTGCTGTGCTGGCTACGGCCGTCCTGGCACTGCACCACGATGCCGGTGGGGATGTGCGTCAGGCGCACTGCCGAGTCGGTCTTGTTGATGTGCTGCCCGCCCGCGCCCGATGCGCGGAAGGTGTCGGTGCGCACGTCGGCCGGGTTGATGTTGATCTCGATGGAGTCATCGATTTCGGGGTACACGAACAGCGACGCGAACGAGGTGTGGCGGCCGCCTGAGCTGTCGAACGGGCTCTTGCGCACCAGGCGGTGCACGCCGGTTTCGGTGCGCAGCAGGCCGAAGGCGTACTCGCCCTCGATCTTGATCGTGGCGCTCTTGATACCGGCCACGTCGCCCGGGGTTTCGTCTTCGACGGTGGCCTTGAAGCCCTTGCGCTCGGCGTACTTGAGGTACTGGCGCAGCAGCATGCTGGCCCAGTCGCAGGCCTCGGTACCACCGGCGCCCGCTTGGATGTCGACGAAGCAGTTGAGCGGATCGGCCTCGTTGCTGAACATGCGGCGGAACTCCAGCTCTTCCACGGCCGTGCGCATCGTGGCGACTTCGGCCTCGATGGTCAGCAGGCCGGCTTCATCGCCTTCTTCCTTGCTCATCTCGTACAGCTCGGCGTTGTCGGCCAAGTCGCGGGTGAGCTTTTCCAGAGTGACGACCACGCTGGAGAGCGATTTTTGTTCCTTGCCCAACTCCTGGGCCTTCTTCGGGTCGTTCCAGACCGAAGGGTCTTCCAGCGAGGCGTTTACCGTGCGCAGGCGTTCAAATTTGGCATCGAAGTCAAAGATACCTCCGTAACTCTTGCGTGCGCAGAGCCAGGTCTTCGAGGGTGGTGCCGATGAGGTTGGTGCGTTCTGCGTCCATGGTTCTTGTCCTGCGTGTTCTGTGGAATAACCCGCGATTTTCTCATGGGAAGTGAATCCGCCCCGCCAATGTCCCCAGGAGGGCTTTGCGCCTGCACAGCCGGGGCAGGCGGCTGCCAGATGTTTCGGATGCCTTTTCAAAAATGATAGCTGCTAGCG
This genomic window contains:
- a CDS encoding HAD family phosphatase, whose amino-acid sequence is MTPTQAIIFDMDGTMIDSMPWHAKAWVEFARRRDMALDVPDLMARTTGRNGTECIRELLGREVSQDEADALTREKEDIYRALFGPQFAEVAGFRQFAQQVAGRGLKVAVGTAGDIHNVEFAMSRLQMQPQPLAVVRGDEGLPGKPEPSIFLEAARRLAVAPEHCIVFEDAPFGIEAARRAGMRAVAVCSTHSPAQLAGPHVLAAVRDYTELMNTDFLESIHVATV
- the prfB gene encoding peptide chain release factor 2 (programmed frameshift), which encodes MDAERTNLIGTTLEDLALRTQELRRYLDFDAKFERLRTVNASLEDPSVWNDPKKAQELGKEQKSLSSVVVTLEKLTRDLADNAELYEMSKEEGDEAGLLTIEAEVATMRTAVEELEFRRMFSNEADPLNCFVDIQAGAGGTEACDWASMLLRQYLKYAERKGFKATVEDETPGDVAGIKSATIKIEGEYAFGLLRTETGVHRLVRKSPFDSSGGRHTSFASLFVYPEIDDSIEININPADVRTDTFRASGAGGQHINKTDSAVRLTHIPTGIVVQCQDGRSQHSNRDVAWQRLRSRLYDFEMRKRMEEQQKLEDTKTDVGWGHQIRSYVLDNSRIKDLRTNVEISATQKVLDGDLDAFIEASLKQGV